The Prunus persica cultivar Lovell chromosome G7, Prunus_persica_NCBIv2, whole genome shotgun sequence genome has a segment encoding these proteins:
- the LOC18770180 gene encoding heat shock cognate 70 kDa protein: protein MTEDNHAIGIDLGTTYSCVAAWQADHVEILVNDHGNRTTRSYVTFTDSKRLVGDEAFNQVGRFPANSIFDAKRLIGRRFNEETVQKDVKCWPFKVIEGPADKPLIVVNHKGEEKKFAAEDISSMVLAKMREIAESYLCSKISAKNAVITVPSYFNDSQRQATIEAGKLAGLNVLRIINEPTAAAIAYGIDKKAGWFKKRNVMIFDWGGGTLDVSLLSIGHGVFDVKATSGDTHLGGEDLDNRMVNYCVEEFKTKQNVDIGGDAKALRKAKTACEKAKKALSFSFDTDIEIDSWYKGEDFHTTFTRDKFEGLNMDIFNKCMEPVNKCLEDAKMDISEVDDVVLVGGSSRIPKVQELLQEVFKGKELCKSINPDEAVAYGAAVQAAALSGNVTGKLQDFTLLDVTPLSLGLESMEHDSSKLYMNVVIPRNSRIPVRRTTSVTTVYDYQESVTFPIYEGENRIAKDNNFLGKFTLHGIPRAPKHVPKFTVYFDMDANGVLSVSAEDMSTGQKKGIKINRDRTKN from the exons ATGACAGAAGATAACCATGCAATTGGGATCGATCTGGGGACAACTTATTCGTGCGTGGCAGCGTGGCAGGCTGATCATGTAGAAATCCTGGTGAACGATCACGGTAACAGAACAACTCGATCTTATGTTACCTTCACTGATAGTAAGAGGTTGGTAGGAGATGAAGCATTTAACCAAGTCGGGAGGTTCCCCGCCAACTCAATCTTCG ATGCAAAGCGGTTAATTGGTAGGAGATTTAATGAAGAAACTGTTCAAAAAGATGTCAAGTGCTGGCCATTCAAGGTCATTGAAGGTCCTGCTGACAAGCCCTTGATTGTGGTTAACCACAAGGGTGAAGAGAAAAAATTTGCTGCTGAAGACATCTCTTCCATGGTTTTGGCAAAGATGCGGGAGATTGCCGAGTCCTACCTTTGCTCAAAGATTTCAGCAAAAAATGCAGTTATCACTGTCCCCTCTTACTTCAACGACTCACAGCGCCAGGCTACAATAGAGGCTGGCAAACTAGCGGGCTTAAATGTGCTGCGTATTATCAACGAACCAACTGCTGCAGCCATTGCTTATGGAATCGACAAGAAGGCCGGTTggtttaaaaagagaaatgtgATGATATTTGATTGGGGTGGTGGTACGTTGGATGTGTCACTACTTAGCATAGGCCATGGTGTCTTTGACGTGAAGGCCACTTCCGGAGATACTCACCTTGGCGGTGAAGACTTGGATAACAGAATGGTGAACTACTGCGTCGAAGAATTCAAGACAAAACAGAACGTGGACATTGGTGGAGACGCCAAAGCTCTTCGGAAGGCCAAAACTGCGTGTGAGAAAGCAAAGAAGGCACTTTCGTTTTCCTTTGACACTGATATTGAAATTGACTCTTGGTATAAGGGTGAAGATTTTCATACAACTTTTACACGCGACAAATTCGAAGGACTGAACATGGACATCTTCAACAAGTGCATGGAGCCTGTTAACAAGTGTTTGGAGGATGCCAAAATGGACATAAGCGAGGTCGATGACGTTGTTCTTGTTGGTGGGTCTTCTAGAATCCCCAAGGTTCAAGAGCTATTGCAGGAGGTTTTCAAGGGTAAGGAGTTGTGCAAGAGCATTAATCCTGATGAGGCCGTGGCTTATGGAGCCGCTGTTCAAGCTGCAGCCTTGAGTGGGAACGTAACTGGGAAGCTTCAAGACTTCACTCTCTTGGATGTCACCCCTCTATCACTTGGGTTGGAGAGTATGGAACATGATAGTTCCAAGCTTTACATGAATGTTGTGATTCCAAGAAACTCAAGAATTCCGGTGAGGAGGACAACAAGTGTGACTACTGTTTATGACTACCAAGAGTCTGTTACCTTCCCCATTTATGAGGGTGAAAATAGAATAGCCAAAGATAATAACTTTTTGGGTAAATTTACCCTCCATGGCATTCCTCGGGCTCCCAAGCATGTTCCCAAGTTCACTGTTTACTTTGATATGGACGCAAATGGAGTTTTGAGCGTCTCTGCGGAGGATATGTCCACTGGCCAGAAGAAAGGGATCAAAATCAACCGTGACAGAACCAAGAACTAA